From Juglans regia cultivar Chandler chromosome 6, Walnut 2.0, whole genome shotgun sequence, the proteins below share one genomic window:
- the LOC108979714 gene encoding nudix hydrolase 18, mitochondrial-like, whose amino-acid sequence MGLLISKTSANLLLFSFFSHKRIPFDSEQFEITVSRTGRLFQRYNSKGYRQVVGCIPYRYRKTNQSSSVEDIEVLVVSSQKSQAMMFPKGGWEEDESKEVAARRETLEEAGVDGKVQKMLGKWNYKSKRHGKMHEGYMFPLLVTKQLDIWPEKNLRERRWMSVKEAREVCQQGWMKEALDRLVSRQSTIAT is encoded by the exons ATGGGTCTCCTTATATCAAAGACGTCTGCAAATCTTCTcttgttttccttcttttctcacAAGAGAATTCCCTTTGATTCTGAGCAATTCGAGATAACGGTCTCCCGCACAGGGAGGCTTTTCCAGCGCTACAACAGTAAAGGCTATCGCCAAGTTGTAGG ATGCATTCCATACAGATACAGGAAAACAAACCAATCTTCTTCCGTTGAGGATATAGAGGTTCTTGTGGTTAGTTCACAGAAGAGTCAAGCAATGATGTTCCCAAAG GGAGGTTGGGAAGAGGACGAGTCTAAGGAAGTTGCAGCGAGGCGTGAGACGTTAGAGGAAGCTGGTGTCGATGGCAAAGTCCAA AAAATGCTGGGCAAGTGGAACTATAAGAGCAAAAGACATGGCAAAATGCATGAGGGCTACATGTTCCCCTTGCTTGTCACGAAGCAGCTAGACATTTGGCCAGAGAAAAATCTCAGGGAAAGAAGATGG ATGTCTGTGAAGGAAGCCAGGGAAGTATGTCAACAAGGGTGGATGAAGGAAGCTTTAGATAGATTAGTTAGTCGACAATCGACAATCGCAACCTAA